In the Mesorhizobium sp. WSM2240 genome, ACCGAGATCGAATATGCGAAATATGGCGCCAATCGGCTCGCTGAAGGCAAGCTGCCGCTCTGCGCCGAGATGTGCTCGACCAAATCCCTTCTTGCTGGCGACGGCGAGATCATCGCGGCGATCTACAAGGAGCGGGTGACGCAGCGCGGCTATGGCTCGGGCGCATGGGGCTGGCAGACCGCCTACGGCGAAACGATTACCGTCTGATGAAGTGCTGGTTCTGCAGCGAGCCGAGGGAGGTGAAGAAAATGCAGGTCTTGAAGCATGTTCGGCCGCTCTGGCCGGCTCTCGCCGCCATCGTTTTGAGCGTCGGCCTGCTGCTCGCTCCGGCAGGAGCGCAGGAGGGGCCGTCCGGGAGCAATCCCACAGCGCAATCGGTGAACGAGCAGCAGCTCCTCCAGGAACTGAACAAGATCCAGGGCCGCATCACCATTCCGGACGCGAAGGCCGCCACGTTGGAACAGCCGCGCGGGCGTGACTTCCGCGGCTTCCACGAAGGAACCCTGCCCTGGATCGGAGGGATCGCCATACTTGGAATGATCCTCTTGCTTGCGCTGTTCTTTTTCGTGAGAGGTCGTATCCGCACGCGGTCTGCGGAGTCGGGCGTCAAGGTCCTCCGTTTCAATGGCTTTGAGCGTCTGACGCACTGGGTGACGGCCACCGCCTTCATCGTCCTGGCGATCACCGGCTTGAACTTCGTTTTCGGCAAGCGCCTGCTGATGCCGCTGATGGGGCCAGATTCCTTCTCCGTATGGTCGCAATGGGCGAAATATGCCCATGACTTCTTCTCCTGGGCATTCATGCTCGGCATTTTGATCATGCTGGTCATCTGGATTTGGGACAACCTGCCCGACCGCTATGACGCCCATTGGCTCAAGGTCGGCGGCGGCTTCTTCGACAAGTCGGAGAGGACACACCCTCCGGCTGCCCGGTTCAATGCCGGTCAGAAGCTCATTTTCTGGGCGGTGGTCCTCGGCGGAATCGCCCTTTCGGTATCGGGACTCTTCATGCTGTTCCCGTTCACATATGCCGATGTGAACGGCATGCAATTGGCTCAGACGATCCACGCCACTGTCGGCGTGCTGATGGTGGCTGTGATCATCGCCCACATCTATATCGGCACCCTCGGCATGGAAGGCGCCTACGAGGCTATGGGCTCGGGCACCGTCGACCTCAATTGGGCCAAGGAGCACCACAGCGTCTGGGTGGAGAAGCAGGGCGTCAAGACGGAACCATCTCAGCGGCCGTCGCCGACACCGGCCGAATAGCGATTTCGCCTAGGCTCAGGACCTGTTAATTTCGATTGTGATGTGATTCACGGCTTCCAAAAGGAGGCTGTGATGGGTGATTTGTTTTTGCTGAGCGAGCGCCAGATGGCGCGGGTATCGCCGTTCTTTCCGCTGTCGCACGGGGTGCCGCGGGTCGATGACCGGCCAGTTGTGCGCGGCATCGTCTATGTGATCCGCAACGGTCTGGAAGGACGCGCCGACTGGCTACGGTCCGCACAAGACGCTCTATAGCCGCTTCATCCGCCGGAGCCGGATGGGTGTCTTCGACCGCATCTTCGCCGGGCTCGCCGGCGAAGGGCCGAAACCCGAGCGTATCATGATCGACGCGACGCATCTGAAGGCCCACCGCACCGCGGCGAGCCTTTCTAAAATGGGGATGTTCCCCGTCGTATCGGGCGAACAAAGGGCGGTCTGAACTCGAAGCTTCACACCGTTTGCGACGGCGAAGGCAGGCCGATCATCCTGCTCCTGTCGGAAGGCCAGATGAGCGACTACAAGGGCGCCCGTATCGTGCTCGGCGCGCTCCCACCGGCCTCTCATCTGATCGCCGATCGCGGCTATGACAGCGCCTGGTTCCGGGAGGAACTCGAAGCCAGGGGCATCGAACCGTGCATCCCGTCGAGCCGAAGCCGAAAAGTCTCATACGCCTACGACATCGCCCTCTATCGTCAACGCCACAAGGTCGAGAACCTGTTCGCAAAGCTCAAGGACTGGCGGCGCCTCGCCACCCGCTACGACAGATGCGCCCACACCTTCTTTTCGGCCATCTGCATTGCAGCCGCCGTCATCTTCTGGCTCTGATCAATGAGCCCTGCGCCTAAACCTTGCCCAGATGCTTCGGCCAGAATTCCTGGTGGACTTCGGCGGCTTCGTCTTCGAGGTTCGTCGGGCCAACCACAGTGACGGCACGCGCGCCGGTCTGCAACACCGCCCGGCTAGGCACGTTCAACCCGATCCCAGCAATCTCGCCAAGCCGCGTTTCGGAGCACGCAAACACCATACGCCCGATACCCGACCAGTAGATCGCCCCGGAGCACATCGCGCACGGCTCAGTGCTGGTGTAGAGCGTGCAGTCAGCGAGAAAAGCAGAGTCGTAGTGCTGCGCCGCCAGTTTAACCAGGTTCATCTCGGCGTGGTTTGTCATATCGTGGCCGGTGAAGACGCTGTCTTCGGCGCGCAGGATGACTTCGCCTTCCTTTACCAGCACCGAGCCAAACGGTTCGTCGCCGTTTGCCATCGCGGATTTCGAGAGCGCAATCGCCTCGCGCAGAAACGGCTCGTGATTTTCCATGAGAGCCCCCAAGAGTTAGAGTGGGATGATCTTCCCTCGGATCGGAGGGATTTCCAAGGGCTGCAAATCAGATTCAAGATTCGGTGATCTGCATCGCTGCAACCGTCATCTTCTGGTTCTAATCAATGAGTCCTAAGCTTGGTGGATCATTCCTTGGGCCGTCGTCCGCATGGGCGACGGCAAAGTGTCCCTCGAAGCGCGAACAGCAGCGCCCTGCCGGGCATCTCCCCATCAAGGGCGCGTCTCCTCACCGGCGTTTTGGCGGAACCGCGATGACCGCCAATCTCCCGCTTGAGATGTCAGGCAGGGCAGAGGGGCGAAGGGGCTCCGAATGGATCGCAACTGTGTTTTACGACGGCGGTTCCTCCGGCTCCGCTGCAGCGATCTCGCCACTTCCGGGATCCCCTGTCCAGGCCGTGCCAACGAGATTGTGGCCGGGATCACCCACGCGCGTGCTGGGCGTGCTGTAGACCTCCCAAGCCGGCCGCTGTTCCGCGTTCATGAAATACCCGG is a window encoding:
- a CDS encoding formate dehydrogenase subunit gamma codes for the protein MQVLKHVRPLWPALAAIVLSVGLLLAPAGAQEGPSGSNPTAQSVNEQQLLQELNKIQGRITIPDAKAATLEQPRGRDFRGFHEGTLPWIGGIAILGMILLLALFFFVRGRIRTRSAESGVKVLRFNGFERLTHWVTATAFIVLAITGLNFVFGKRLLMPLMGPDSFSVWSQWAKYAHDFFSWAFMLGILIMLVIWIWDNLPDRYDAHWLKVGGGFFDKSERTHPPAARFNAGQKLIFWAVVLGGIALSVSGLFMLFPFTYADVNGMQLAQTIHATVGVLMVAVIIAHIYIGTLGMEGAYEAMGSGTVDLNWAKEHHSVWVEKQGVKTEPSQRPSPTPAE
- a CDS encoding nucleoside deaminase, with product MENHEPFLREAIALSKSAMANGDEPFGSVLVKEGEVILRAEDSVFTGHDMTNHAEMNLVKLAAQHYDSAFLADCTLYTSTEPCAMCSGAIYWSGIGRMVFACSETRLGEIAGIGLNVPSRAVLQTGARAVTVVGPTNLEDEAAEVHQEFWPKHLGKV